The Fibrobacter sp. genome contains the following window.
CGCTTGGCGAGAATTTCGGGAATGCCTTCGGCGTCGTAAACCAGCGGGCATTCGTAAACGTGCTTCACGTCCACACCGGAAATCACGTGGTCTGCAGGCAGGTTGCAGAACAGGCCAATCTTTTCCTTCAGGTGGGGCTTGATGTATTCTTCGCAGCGGCCGATAACAATTTCGGGATAGATGCCCAGGCGGTTCAAGTCGTGCACAGACATCTGGGTGGGCTTGGACTTCTGTTCGTTAACGCCCGACGGAATGGGAACGTAGGTGAGGTGTACGAACATGGCGTTGGTGCGGCCCACGTCGTGAGAAAGCTGACGGGCAGCTTCGATGTAGAACTGGTTTTCCAAGTCGCCTACGGTACCGCCGATTTCAATTAGAAGAACGTCTGCCTTTTCCTGGTCGGCGATGCGGTAGAACTGTTCCTTGATCAGGTCGGTAACGTGGGGAATGAACTGGACGGTGTGTCCCAGGTAGTCGCCGCGACGTTCCTTCTCGAGAATCATCTTGAAGATGCGGCCCATGGTAAGGCTCCAGTCCTTCTTGGCGGTCACGTTCAAGAAACGTTCGTAGTGACCGAAATCCATGTCGCATTCGCCACCGTCGTCCAGCACGAAAACTTCGCCGTGTTCGGTGGGATTCATGGTGCCCGGGTCTGTGTTCAGGTAACCGTCGCACTTGACGGGAACCACCTTCATTCTAGCAGAAAGCAGCGCCCCGATGGACGCTGCCGCTACCCCTTTGCCGAGACCGGAGATGACACCCCCGGTAACAATAATGAATTTCGTCTTGCCGTTATACTGGTACTGTAATGCCATAATAATTCAGGTCTTTCGACCTCTCCCTGTGTCTTCTTAGTTTACACTTTTTGTAATCACAACGGCTATTATACGCAATAAATGTGCCAATGAAACGATTTGGCTTTTTTGGGTGAAATTGCAAAAATTGTAAAAATCTTGATTTACAAAAAATGAAAAACAGGAATTTTGTTTTACGTATTTTGTAATATACTATCGCGACTCTCGGCTTATGGTTGTTTTATGAGTTTTTTTTGAGAAGTGATAAAGAAAACCCCCAGTCCTTGCGGACTGAGGATTTTCATTATGAGGTTCAAAGTGTGCGCGATTAGTAGATGAACAACATCTCACGATACTTGGGCAGAGGCCACTGTTCGTCGCTGACGATGCCTTCCAGCTTGTCCACGACCTTGCGGAGGGAGACCATAGCTTCCAGCTTCAGCTGATGCTTGCCAGCGATAGCCTTTTCCATGACTGCGATTTCTTCGACGAGGGCCTTGTAGCCTTCACCAAGTTCCTTGGCGTAACCGTCGACGGAAACCAGACCCTGGTTCACTGCCATTTCGTTGACCTTGAGGGCTTCGGAGTAAGCCTTTACGACCTGCGGGAGGACGATGCTCTTGGCCATGTCGTAAGCGACCTTGGCTTCGATGTCAACACGCTTGTGGTAGTCTTCCAGGTTGACTTCGTAACGGGATTCCAGTTCCACCTTGTTGAACACGCCGTACTTCTTGAAGAGAGCAACGTTTTCCTTCTTGGTGAGAGCGGAAAGTGCTTCCATGGTGGTACGGATGTTGGGGAGGCCGCGCTTTTCAGCTTCGGCAACCCATTCGTCGGTGTAGCCGTTACCGTTGAAGATAACGCGCTTGTGTTCCTTGATGATGGACTGCAGGAGCTTCTGGAGTTCCTTGTGGAAGTTAGCCTTGGAAACCTTTTCCATCTTGTCGGCGATGATGTCGAAGGCTTCGGCAACGATGGTGTTCAGGATAACGTTGGGTTCAGAGCAGGACTGGCTGGAACCCGGTGCGCGGAATTCGAACTTGTTGCCTGTGAATGCGAACGGAGAAGTACGGTTACGGTCGGTAGCGTCGCGGGGGAGCGGCGGCAGGATGTCGGAACCGAGCTTCATGGCACCGCCCTGCTTGCTGGACTTGGGTTCGCCCTTTTCCAGCTGTTCGACGACGTCAGCAAGCTGGTCGCCGAGGTACATGGAGATGATTGCCGGAGGAGCTTCGTTAGCACCGAGACGATGGTCGTTGCCAGCGCCAGAAACGGACATTCTCAGCAAGTCGGCGTGGGTGTCAACTGCATAGACAACAGCGCAGAGGGTGGTGAGGAAGATTGCGTTCTGGTGAGGATCCTTACCCGGGTTCAAGAGGTTGGTCTTACCGTAGTTCACGGACCAGTTGTTGTGCTTACCGGAACCGTTGATGCCTGCAAACGGCTTTTCGTGGAGGAGGCAAACAAGGCCGTTGCGGTCAGCGACGTTACGGAGGACTTCCATAATCTGCATGTTGTGGTCGCAAGCCAGGTTCACTTCTTCGAACATAGGAGCAAGTTCGAACTGAGCGGGAGCCACTTCGTTATGACGGGTCTTTGCCGGAATGCCCAGCTTCCACAGTTCGTCTTCAACTTCGTTCATGAAGTTCAAAATGCGAGCCGGGATAGAACCGAAGTAGTGGTCTTCCATCTGCTGGTGCTTAGCGGAAGCGGCACCGAAGAGGGTGCGGCCAGCCTGGTAAAGGTCCGGACGCTGCAGGTAGAACTTCTTGTCGACCAGGAAGTATTCCTGTTCTGCACCGAGAGTTACGGTGACCTTCTGCTTTTCAACGCCGAAGAGACCCATGAGACGGTCGGCAGACTTCTGGAGAGCCTGGATGGAACGGAGAAGCGGAGTCTTCTTGTCGAGAGCTTCGCCAGTGTAAGAGCAGAATGCGGTAGGAATGCAAAGAGTTGCACCGTTACCGTGACGCTTGATGAAAGCGGGAGAGGTCGGGTCCCAAGCGGTGTAGCCACGAGCTTCGAAAGTGGAACGGATACCGCCAGAGGGGAAGGAAGATGCGTCCGGTTCGCCAACGATCAGGTTCTTGCCGGAGAATGCCATGATGGCCTTGTCGCCTTCCGGTTCAAGGAAGGAGTCGTGCTTTTCTGCGGTAGAGCCGGTGAGGGGCTGGAACCAGTGAGTAAAGTGAGTTGCGCCGCGGTCCATTGCCCACTTCTTCATGGCGTGAGCGACTTCGCCTGCGATGCTCGGGTCAAGTGCAACACCGTTTTCGATGGTGGCAAAAAGCTTCTTGCACACGTCCTTGGGGAGGTATGCCTTCATGGCTTCGGAGTTGAATACGTCCTCGCCGTAAAAGTCAACGTTTGCCGGGCTTGCAGCCATGATGCCTGCTGCCGGTGCTTCTGCGATTTCAGTGATCGCACTCATTCTATACTGGTTGCTCATAATGAACTCCTATTGGATTTTTTGTTTTCGGCGACCATATCGCAAAAGCCGTGCCAACTTTTCGCGGATGGTATTGTTTTTCGTTTTGTGCAAAGAATTGGGGCTTGACGAGAAAAAAAGAGAAATCGAGAATTGATTTTGAATTACAAAAACTGTAAAAGTAGTGATTGCGTTTTCAGATTTTGTAAAAGAAATGAACTTATAAAGGTGGATTTGGCGCCTGAAAAGGGCTTTTCCCTGGGTTGCTTTTGATGTAATGTCCTTTTTTGGGCTGTTTTACGGATTTTGTATAGCGAAAAATGTAAATCCGTTCTTTTTGGCACGAATTTTGCAAATAAGGGGCGTAAAAATAAAACACAAGGAATAAATAAAATGAAAGCTCAAGCTCTTTATAATCCGGCGAACGAACATGACGCCTGCGGCGTGGGTCTCGTTGCCAACATTAATAATATTGCATCGCACCAGATTGTGCTTCAGGGCATTACTGTTCTGAAGCGTCTCATGCATCGTGGTGCGGCTGGTGGCGACCCGGAAACGGGTGATGGCGCTGGCCTTTTGCTTTCTATGCCCCATAAGTTCTTCCGTAAGATCTACAGCGACCTTCCGGAACGCTATGGCGTGGCCATGGTTTTTGTGGACAACTCCGTTGCTGCTGAATCCTATGACGCAAAGATCAAGGAACTTGCCGCAGCCGAAGGTTGCCCCGTGATTCACGTTCGCGAAGTTCCGGTGGACCCCTCCGCAATTGGCCGCACCGCCCGCGAAACTCTCCCGCACATCCGTCAGTATTTCTTCGACGGCTCTGCCATTGCAACTTCCGCCCAGGATAAGGATGGGGAAGGTTACAATCCCTTTGAATTGAAGCTTTATGTGCTGCGCCGCCAGATTGAAAAGGCCTGCGAAAGCGTCTATGTTTGCTCCTGCTCCAGCAGAACCATTGTCTATAAGGGTCTTCTTCTTGCTATTCAGATCGAAGCCTTCTACAAGGACCTGAACGACAGCGATTTCGAAAGCCCCATTGCCCTCGTTCACCAGCGCTATTCTACCAATACTTTCCCCACCTGGCCTTTGGCTCATCCGTTCCGCTACCTGGCTCACAATGGTGAAATCAATACCCTTCGCGGTAACTTGAACAGCCTGAAGGCTCGTGAACCTCACCTGAAGAGCGAACGTTTCGGCGAAGATCTCCAGAAGCTTCTGCCCTTGATTTCTGCAGGCCAGAGCGACTCCGCTAGCCTCGACAACATGTTCGAACTTCTGGTTGCTGCAGGCCGTAGCCTCCCTCACGCCATCCTCATGATGATGCCGCAGGCTTGGGGTGCAAAGCACTATATGGGCCGCGACGTCCGTGGCTTCTTCGAATATGAATCCATGCTTATGGAACCGTGGGATGGCCCCGCTGCCGTGGCTTTCTCCGACGGTATCAATGCCGGTGCAATCCTTGACCGTAACGGTCTTCGTCCGGCACGTTACACCCTTTGCAAGGATGGCCTCTTCGTCATGGCTTCCGAAACGGGTGTCCTGGACATCAACGACGCCGACGTAGAAGAAAAGGGTCGTCTCAAACCCGGTGAAATCATTTACCTGGATATCGAAAACCATCGTATCCTGAAGAATGCCGAAATGAAGGCCTTCGTTGCTCGTAGCAAGCCCTACCGTCGTTGGGTTGCCGAAAACAAGATGAGCGTCCGCGGCCTCTTCAGCGAAATCAACCCGTCTGACGTACCTGATGACTTGCTAATCCAGCAGAAGCGTTTCGGCTACTCTGCTGA
Protein-coding sequences here:
- a CDS encoding glutamine synthetase III; its protein translation is MSNQYRMSAITEIAEAPAAGIMAASPANVDFYGEDVFNSEAMKAYLPKDVCKKLFATIENGVALDPSIAGEVAHAMKKWAMDRGATHFTHWFQPLTGSTAEKHDSFLEPEGDKAIMAFSGKNLIVGEPDASSFPSGGIRSTFEARGYTAWDPTSPAFIKRHGNGATLCIPTAFCSYTGEALDKKTPLLRSIQALQKSADRLMGLFGVEKQKVTVTLGAEQEYFLVDKKFYLQRPDLYQAGRTLFGAASAKHQQMEDHYFGSIPARILNFMNEVEDELWKLGIPAKTRHNEVAPAQFELAPMFEEVNLACDHNMQIMEVLRNVADRNGLVCLLHEKPFAGINGSGKHNNWSVNYGKTNLLNPGKDPHQNAIFLTTLCAVVYAVDTHADLLRMSVSGAGNDHRLGANEAPPAIISMYLGDQLADVVEQLEKGEPKSSKQGGAMKLGSDILPPLPRDATDRNRTSPFAFTGNKFEFRAPGSSQSCSEPNVILNTIVAEAFDIIADKMEKVSKANFHKELQKLLQSIIKEHKRVIFNGNGYTDEWVAEAEKRGLPNIRTTMEALSALTKKENVALFKKYGVFNKVELESRYEVNLEDYHKRVDIEAKVAYDMAKSIVLPQVVKAYSEALKVNEMAVNQGLVSVDGYAKELGEGYKALVEEIAVMEKAIAGKHQLKLEAMVSLRKVVDKLEGIVSDEQWPLPKYREMLFIY